Proteins from a single region of Punica granatum isolate Tunisia-2019 chromosome 8, ASM765513v2, whole genome shotgun sequence:
- the LOC116188018 gene encoding histone acetyltransferase GCN5 isoform X2 has product MDTHSAHLAAQNRSRSSQTPSPSHSAASASATSSIHLKRKLSAANAAASEDHAPPFPPSSISADTRDGALTSNDDLESISARGGVGDSDSESDVDAAMDDDEEDFDNDNNGGSSIRTFTVARLESAAASGRNPKIKSENPAVKLEKEDGAKDGGSAAGAAPAGQAAAAAASSGPGIGAKDDDVNVFTENIQTSGAYSAREECLKREEEAGKLKFACYSNDGVDEHMIWLIGLKNIFGRQLPNMPKEYIVRLVMDRSHKSVMVIRRNHVVGGITYRPYPSQKFGEIAFCAITADEQVKGYGTRLMNHLKQHARDVDGLTHFLTYADNNAVGYFIKQGFTKEIHLEKERWQGYIKDYDGGILMECKIDPKLPYTDLSTMIRRQRQVIDEKIREFSNCHYVYSGIEVKKNDAGILQESLKVEDIKGLNAGWTPDQWGYSRFRSLSSSGEGALNQKRLTAFMRSLLKSMHDHVDAWPFREPVDRRDVPDYYDIIKDPMDLKTMSKRVESERYYVTLEMFIADVKRMFANARTYNSPETIYYKCATRLEAHFQSKVQSGLQSATGKIQS; this is encoded by the exons ATGGACACGCACTCTGCTCACCTGGCCGCCCAGAACCGCTCCCGCAGCTCCCAGACCCCTTCCCCTTCCCACTCCGCCGCCTCCGCCTCCGCCACATCCTCCATCCACCTCAAGCGCAAGCTCTCCGCCGCCAACGCCGCCGCCTCCGAGGACCATGCCCCACCCTTTCCCCCCTCCTCCATCTCCGCCGACACCCGGGACGGCGCCCTTACCTCCAACGACGACCTCGAGAGCATCTCCGCCCGCGGCGGCGTTGGCGACTCGGACTCGGAGTCGGATGTGGACGCCGCCATGGACGACGACGAGGAGGACTTCGACAACGACAACAACGGCGGGTCCTCCATCCGCACGTTCACCGTCGCTCGGCTCGAGAGCGCTGCAGCCTCGGGGCGGAACCCGAAGATCAAGTCAGAGAACCCTGCGGTGAAGCTCGAGAAGGAGGATGGTGCGAAGGACGGCGGTTCTGCCGCTGGAGCAGCTCCGGCTGGGcaagctgctgctgctgctgcgaGCTCGGGCCCCGGAATTGGGGCCAAGGATGATGACGTGAATGTATTCACCGAGAATATACAGACCAGTGGAGCTTATAGTGCCAGAGAGGAGTGTTTGAAGAGAGAG GAGGAAGCGGGAAAACTCAAGTTCGCATGCTATTCAAATGATGGTGTGGACGAGCATATGATTTG GCTAATAGGATTGAAGAATATATTTGGCAGGCAACTTCCCAACATGCCAAAAGAATATATTGTTCGTCTTGTTATGGATAG AAGCCACAAGTCAGTGATGGTAATTAGACGTAATCATGTTGTTGGTGGTATCACATATCGTCCATATCCCAG TCAAAAGTTTGGAGAGATAGCATTTTGTGCTATCACAGCAGATGAGCAAGTAAAAGGTTACGGAACAAGGTTGATGAACCACTTAAAACAGCATGCCCGTGACGTTGATGGTCTAACTCATTTTCTGACTTATGCTGATAATAATGCAGTCGGTTACTTCATCAAGCAG GGTTTCACAAAGGAGATTCAcctggaaaaagaaagatggcAAGG CTATATCAAAGACTATGATGGGGGAATTCTAATGGAATGCAAGATTGATCCCAAACTTCCATATACTGATTTATCAACTATGATTCGGCGTCAAAGGCAG GTGATTGATGAAAAAATAAGGGAATTCTCTAACTGCCACTATGTATATTCTGGAATTGAAGTTAAGAAG AATGATGCTGGGATTCTGCAGGAATCACTCAAAGTAGAGGATATCAAAGGCTTGA ACGCTGGGTGGACTCCTGATCAATGGGGTTATTCAAGGTTCAGATCCTTAAGTTCTTCCGGAGAGGGTGCCCTTAACCAGAAGCGCTTAACTGCTTTCATGCGCTCGCTTCTCAAG TCAATGCATGACCACGTTGATGCTTGGCCGTTCAGGGAGCCAGTAGATCGTCGTGATGTTCCTGACTATTATGACATCATTAAAGATCCTATGG ATTTGAAAACAATGTCGAAGAGAGTAGAGTCAGAGCGGTATTATGTGACGCTTGAGATGTTCATAGCAGATGTCAAGAGGATGTTTGCTAATGCACGGACTTACAACTCTCCCGAGACCATCTACTACAAATGCGCAACAAG GCTGGAAGCACACTTCCAGAGCAAGGTTCAGTCAGgtcttcaatcggctaccggTAAAATTCAGTCGTAG
- the LOC116188018 gene encoding histone acetyltransferase GCN5 isoform X1, with translation MDTHSAHLAAQNRSRSSQTPSPSHSAASASATSSIHLKRKLSAANAAASEDHAPPFPPSSISADTRDGALTSNDDLESISARGGVGDSDSESDVDAAMDDDEEDFDNDNNGGSSIRTFTVARLESAAASGRNPKIKSENPAVKLEKEDGAKDGGSAAGAAPAGQAAAAAASSGPGIGAKDDDVNVFTENIQTSGAYSAREECLKREEEAGKLKFACYSNDGVDEHMIWLIGLKNIFGRQLPNMPKEYIVRLVMDRSHKSVMVIRRNHVVGGITYRPYPSQKFGEIAFCAITADEQVKGYGTRLMNHLKQHARDVDGLTHFLTYADNNAVGYFIKQGFTKEIHLEKERWQGYIKDYDGGILMECKIDPKLPYTDLSTMIRRQRQVIDEKIREFSNCHYVYSGIEVKKNDAGILQESLKVEDIKGLRDAGWTPDQWGYSRFRSLSSSGEGALNQKRLTAFMRSLLKSMHDHVDAWPFREPVDRRDVPDYYDIIKDPMDLKTMSKRVESERYYVTLEMFIADVKRMFANARTYNSPETIYYKCATRLEAHFQSKVQSGLQSATGKIQS, from the exons ATGGACACGCACTCTGCTCACCTGGCCGCCCAGAACCGCTCCCGCAGCTCCCAGACCCCTTCCCCTTCCCACTCCGCCGCCTCCGCCTCCGCCACATCCTCCATCCACCTCAAGCGCAAGCTCTCCGCCGCCAACGCCGCCGCCTCCGAGGACCATGCCCCACCCTTTCCCCCCTCCTCCATCTCCGCCGACACCCGGGACGGCGCCCTTACCTCCAACGACGACCTCGAGAGCATCTCCGCCCGCGGCGGCGTTGGCGACTCGGACTCGGAGTCGGATGTGGACGCCGCCATGGACGACGACGAGGAGGACTTCGACAACGACAACAACGGCGGGTCCTCCATCCGCACGTTCACCGTCGCTCGGCTCGAGAGCGCTGCAGCCTCGGGGCGGAACCCGAAGATCAAGTCAGAGAACCCTGCGGTGAAGCTCGAGAAGGAGGATGGTGCGAAGGACGGCGGTTCTGCCGCTGGAGCAGCTCCGGCTGGGcaagctgctgctgctgctgcgaGCTCGGGCCCCGGAATTGGGGCCAAGGATGATGACGTGAATGTATTCACCGAGAATATACAGACCAGTGGAGCTTATAGTGCCAGAGAGGAGTGTTTGAAGAGAGAG GAGGAAGCGGGAAAACTCAAGTTCGCATGCTATTCAAATGATGGTGTGGACGAGCATATGATTTG GCTAATAGGATTGAAGAATATATTTGGCAGGCAACTTCCCAACATGCCAAAAGAATATATTGTTCGTCTTGTTATGGATAG AAGCCACAAGTCAGTGATGGTAATTAGACGTAATCATGTTGTTGGTGGTATCACATATCGTCCATATCCCAG TCAAAAGTTTGGAGAGATAGCATTTTGTGCTATCACAGCAGATGAGCAAGTAAAAGGTTACGGAACAAGGTTGATGAACCACTTAAAACAGCATGCCCGTGACGTTGATGGTCTAACTCATTTTCTGACTTATGCTGATAATAATGCAGTCGGTTACTTCATCAAGCAG GGTTTCACAAAGGAGATTCAcctggaaaaagaaagatggcAAGG CTATATCAAAGACTATGATGGGGGAATTCTAATGGAATGCAAGATTGATCCCAAACTTCCATATACTGATTTATCAACTATGATTCGGCGTCAAAGGCAG GTGATTGATGAAAAAATAAGGGAATTCTCTAACTGCCACTATGTATATTCTGGAATTGAAGTTAAGAAG AATGATGCTGGGATTCTGCAGGAATCACTCAAAGTAGAGGATATCAAAGGCTTGA GAGACGCTGGGTGGACTCCTGATCAATGGGGTTATTCAAGGTTCAGATCCTTAAGTTCTTCCGGAGAGGGTGCCCTTAACCAGAAGCGCTTAACTGCTTTCATGCGCTCGCTTCTCAAG TCAATGCATGACCACGTTGATGCTTGGCCGTTCAGGGAGCCAGTAGATCGTCGTGATGTTCCTGACTATTATGACATCATTAAAGATCCTATGG ATTTGAAAACAATGTCGAAGAGAGTAGAGTCAGAGCGGTATTATGTGACGCTTGAGATGTTCATAGCAGATGTCAAGAGGATGTTTGCTAATGCACGGACTTACAACTCTCCCGAGACCATCTACTACAAATGCGCAACAAG GCTGGAAGCACACTTCCAGAGCAAGGTTCAGTCAGgtcttcaatcggctaccggTAAAATTCAGTCGTAG